From Sporosarcina sp. 6E9, a single genomic window includes:
- a CDS encoding TRAP transporter permease — translation MNYKNRFIGWFTEGERRELSKRHLSIFSFLALLLAMFQVWSVVWGKLNPMNQMAIHLAVILSLTFLLFSYSKRTVSTRPTMIDYIASILAFGAGLYFTMHAERFAVRIPIMEPLTNVDIFFGMVFVLLSIEAARRTIGYPIIVIVFIGIGYALWGHRVEGLLWHRKFSPVEVLDELAFSFNGLWGSPISVAASFVFMFMLFGAFLNKAGAGEFFFKLSTSVAGRTKGGAAKVAVLASAFFGSISGSPTANVVTTGSFTIPVSTKTGYKPSFAAAVEAAASTGGSILPPIMGSSAFLMAAVTQIPYGTIVIAAIIPGILYYVSLLTMVHFEALRLDLPRAAKEDIPKLSTVLKEGWHYFIPLIVLVFFLMQGYSASRTGLYGIISIVIVSWFHKKTRMGIRNIAAAMVSGVKSAIPVSTACAAAGLVIAGIMSTGLGGKLTSIVLGLTEGMLLPTLILVMLICIILGMGMPVAAAYILTAMLAAPALIELGVSTMSAHLFIVYFSIFSAITPPVAVAAFAAAGISGSNPNRVGLEAVRLGIVGFIVPFMFVLEPALLFDGTPEEIIVSILTALIGVIILAAGVIGWLITKATIAERIALIAGGLLTIYPGILSDGFGVVLIMTILFIQRKREINMIKNDSRKPVEKGRLKKTDSVGVRSL, via the coding sequence GTGAACTATAAAAATAGATTCATCGGATGGTTTACAGAAGGGGAAAGGCGTGAATTATCAAAGCGCCATTTATCGATATTTTCTTTTCTTGCATTACTATTGGCTATGTTTCAAGTTTGGTCTGTCGTTTGGGGAAAATTAAATCCAATGAATCAGATGGCTATTCATTTGGCGGTTATTTTAAGTCTGACGTTTTTACTATTCAGCTATTCTAAACGTACGGTTTCAACTCGACCGACGATGATTGATTATATTGCGTCAATACTTGCTTTTGGTGCCGGGCTTTATTTCACGATGCATGCGGAACGTTTTGCGGTCAGAATTCCAATTATGGAACCGTTGACGAACGTGGATATATTTTTTGGGATGGTGTTTGTGCTTCTGAGTATTGAAGCGGCACGCAGAACAATCGGTTATCCGATTATTGTGATCGTCTTCATTGGCATTGGTTATGCTTTGTGGGGTCATAGAGTAGAGGGGCTGCTCTGGCATCGGAAGTTTTCTCCTGTAGAAGTATTAGATGAATTGGCGTTTAGCTTTAATGGCCTGTGGGGATCGCCTATTTCAGTCGCGGCGTCATTCGTATTTATGTTCATGTTGTTTGGCGCATTTTTGAATAAAGCCGGGGCTGGAGAGTTCTTCTTCAAGTTGTCAACGTCGGTTGCAGGGAGAACGAAGGGGGGAGCGGCTAAAGTTGCTGTCCTGGCGAGTGCATTTTTTGGTTCCATCTCTGGAAGCCCGACCGCAAATGTTGTGACAACAGGCTCGTTCACAATTCCTGTAAGTACGAAGACCGGTTATAAACCGTCTTTTGCGGCAGCGGTGGAAGCAGCGGCCTCTACGGGTGGAAGTATTTTACCACCGATTATGGGATCGTCTGCATTTCTTATGGCTGCTGTTACACAAATTCCATACGGAACCATCGTTATTGCTGCCATCATTCCAGGAATTCTTTATTATGTATCCTTATTAACGATGGTTCATTTTGAAGCATTACGACTGGATTTACCAAGGGCAGCTAAGGAAGATATTCCAAAGCTTTCTACTGTGTTAAAAGAAGGGTGGCATTATTTTATCCCTTTAATTGTGTTGGTGTTTTTTCTCATGCAAGGATACAGTGCCTCTCGAACTGGATTGTATGGCATTATTTCCATTGTCATTGTGAGTTGGTTTCATAAAAAGACACGTATGGGGATTAGAAATATTGCAGCGGCAATGGTCAGTGGCGTGAAATCTGCGATTCCAGTATCAACGGCATGTGCTGCTGCGGGATTAGTCATAGCAGGAATCATGTCTACGGGACTCGGTGGGAAATTAACGAGTATCGTTCTTGGATTAACGGAAGGTATGTTACTTCCTACATTAATCCTTGTTATGCTCATTTGTATCATTCTAGGAATGGGTATGCCTGTTGCAGCGGCCTATATATTAACTGCCATGCTAGCGGCGCCGGCACTAATTGAATTAGGCGTTTCAACGATGTCTGCTCATCTGTTTATCGTCTATTTTTCAATCTTTTCAGCAATTACGCCGCCTGTCGCAGTAGCAGCCTTTGCGGCAGCTGGGATTTCTGGTAGTAATCCGAACCGAGTTGGACTAGAGGCCGTTCGTCTTGGGATTGTTGGGTTTATCGTGCCGTTCATGTTTGTCTTGGAGCCTGCACTGCTGTTCGATGGGACGCCAGAAGAAATCATCGTCTCAATCTTAACCGCATTGATAGGTGTCATTATACTCGCTGCAGGTGTGATTGGCTGGTTGATTACAAAGGCGACAATCGCAGAACGAATCGCACTCATTGCCGGCGGACTACTAACCATTTACCCCGGAATATTATCCGACGGCTTCGGTGTGGTGCTGATTATGACAATATTGTTTATTCAGCGTAAGCGCGAGATAAACATGATAAAGAATGATAGTAGAAAACCGGTAGAAAAAGGGCGATTGAAAAAGACTGACTCCGTTGGGGTTAGGAGTTTGTAA
- a CDS encoding S8 family serine peptidase codes for MKRFKLWIGAGIFIALMALIVVLGSTLSGLADDGEASSSVQDKAQTLTLITGDQLTVKKADDGRMSVEMKTVDGKDGNYEIIEMDEDVYVIPRSIKEFIPEKIDRELFNVTTLLEMGYDDANSEGIPIIISFEETKSSLYNSTATLSETVSDSHVFSSINAMAANVDKNNTEDFINTLFTKKNNMLQSRATLNNTIKHIRLDRRFSIDLEESIPQIGVPEVWDMGYDGSGINIAVIDTGIDKEHPDLKGRVAKEKNFSDDDGPHDYQGHGTHVASTIGGSGAASDGLRKGVAPGSTLINVKVLDSYGYGNESDIIRGMEWATEEGADILNMSLGSIPTDGTDPISQVINNLTEQYGVLFVVSAGNDGPGDRTVTAPGTADLALTVGAVDRNDELAYFSSRGPRAGEYMIKPEITAPGVEITAARANGSSYTTMSGTSMASPHVAAVAALLMNKWEDAGKESSPEDLKAALISSAVSNDANTIYEQGAGRVDALRAVNQEVYAKPGVLNMGYFEYPHNDVDPITKTLTYKNTSDEAIELNLSIVMEMENGESAPDGMVQLSEEYLEIAAGETGQVDVILDIENGENTVYGGYVKADFVDKDETIQTPVGFYKEPEMYDLTIKGITRYGTPASYMDGVDISSVKDRLDYSVVSLNSWNEEGEMTVRLLPGTYNVMGAWDYARELTFVGVPELDLTEDTVITLDGRTANKVNVITDEAVRVNYQEMTYHRGTEAGNSVSHTYITEYGAEYYAAPTEPISKGTFEFVTDWRMASLKDDSKERSYYRLVYPEPDAIPSNLNYEVDKEELAQVKTNYHEQRPGEYYFVRETQWRPYETISFSSVTDVFDAGVTRMEYYTPGDTIFNKEVQSSSGVQYVDAHKVYEKGKQESSWLKQPIHPSVLVGNPPHANHIPVTRYGNTLSVRLQNVDADNHWSFESFDQKFKLFENGEMIAEASNPNRSFVLTSEDAEYRMELNTNVPDRTSRFSTETNSVWTFNSKKPDSNGEVVPMLTVNYDLALDVKNKAKVEADGTIPFTFTVQQQPDTENIPVAEAKLWLSYNDGQDWVEVENIQNAGDGVFTADIEELKDNRNGNGFVSLKVYAEDEDGNSIDQEIIRTYEWDFGGDINGDNMVDIHDVMRAVTFFGKANKQADVNGDGIVDEKDLRILEANFMKVSPNAKVNANPREKLGNKGLADMLRSVGMEPRN; via the coding sequence ATGAAACGTTTTAAATTATGGATAGGCGCAGGTATATTTATCGCATTGATGGCGCTAATCGTCGTGTTGGGAAGTACATTATCCGGTTTAGCGGATGATGGTGAAGCTTCTTCATCTGTACAAGATAAGGCGCAGACATTAACACTGATTACTGGTGATCAATTGACTGTAAAAAAGGCCGATGATGGACGGATGTCCGTGGAGATGAAAACGGTTGATGGTAAAGATGGAAATTATGAAATCATTGAAATGGATGAAGATGTGTATGTAATTCCGAGAAGCATAAAAGAATTTATCCCTGAGAAGATTGACCGGGAGTTGTTTAACGTCACAACACTCCTCGAGATGGGATATGATGATGCAAATTCGGAAGGCATTCCTATTATCATATCGTTTGAAGAAACGAAGTCATCGCTTTATAACTCAACTGCTACGCTGTCTGAAACGGTATCGGATAGTCATGTATTTTCGAGTATCAATGCTATGGCAGCGAATGTTGATAAAAATAACACGGAAGATTTTATCAATACTTTATTTACTAAGAAAAACAATATGCTACAAAGTCGTGCCACATTAAATAATACGATTAAACATATCCGACTTGACCGTCGATTTTCGATTGATTTGGAAGAAAGTATCCCGCAAATAGGTGTGCCTGAAGTTTGGGATATGGGATATGATGGCTCAGGTATAAACATTGCCGTTATAGATACCGGAATCGATAAAGAACATCCGGATTTAAAAGGAAGAGTGGCAAAGGAAAAAAACTTTTCAGATGATGATGGGCCTCACGATTACCAAGGTCACGGCACACATGTTGCCTCGACTATTGGGGGAAGTGGAGCGGCTTCAGATGGCCTACGTAAAGGTGTTGCACCAGGATCTACTTTGATCAACGTCAAAGTATTGGATTCATATGGTTATGGAAATGAATCTGACATTATTAGAGGAATGGAATGGGCTACCGAAGAAGGGGCAGATATCTTAAACATGAGTTTAGGTTCTATCCCGACTGATGGTACCGATCCAATTAGTCAGGTTATTAATAATCTGACTGAGCAATATGGCGTACTGTTTGTTGTATCTGCAGGTAATGATGGTCCTGGTGACAGAACTGTAACTGCGCCTGGAACAGCTGATTTGGCATTGACTGTTGGTGCTGTAGATCGGAATGACGAACTTGCTTATTTCTCAAGTAGAGGACCAAGAGCTGGGGAGTATATGATTAAACCTGAAATTACTGCTCCAGGTGTTGAGATTACTGCTGCTCGAGCGAATGGAAGTTCTTATACGACAATGTCTGGTACATCGATGGCATCGCCACATGTAGCTGCTGTTGCTGCGCTTCTTATGAATAAGTGGGAAGATGCGGGGAAAGAAAGTTCGCCTGAGGATTTAAAGGCTGCTTTGATTTCATCGGCAGTATCGAATGATGCGAATACGATTTATGAACAAGGCGCTGGACGAGTGGATGCGTTGCGCGCTGTTAATCAAGAGGTATATGCAAAACCGGGTGTTCTAAATATGGGCTATTTCGAATATCCACATAACGATGTAGATCCAATTACAAAAACACTCACGTACAAAAATACGTCTGATGAAGCTATCGAACTGAATTTATCAATAGTAATGGAAATGGAAAATGGAGAGTCTGCACCAGATGGTATGGTTCAATTATCCGAAGAGTATCTGGAAATTGCAGCTGGAGAAACGGGACAAGTAGACGTTATTCTCGATATTGAAAATGGAGAGAATACAGTGTACGGCGGATATGTCAAGGCAGATTTCGTTGACAAAGACGAGACGATTCAAACGCCAGTAGGCTTTTATAAGGAGCCTGAAATGTACGATCTTACGATAAAAGGGATTACTCGTTATGGAACGCCAGCGAGTTACATGGATGGCGTTGACATTTCCAGTGTGAAAGATCGTTTAGATTATAGTGTAGTGAGCTTAAATAGCTGGAACGAAGAAGGGGAAATGACTGTTAGGTTGCTACCTGGTACGTATAATGTCATGGGGGCATGGGATTATGCACGCGAATTGACGTTTGTTGGTGTTCCAGAGCTAGATTTGACTGAAGATACAGTCATCACGCTTGACGGTCGTACAGCAAATAAAGTCAATGTGATCACTGATGAAGCAGTGAGGGTGAATTATCAGGAAATGACCTATCACCGAGGAACAGAGGCAGGAAATAGTGTCAGCCACACCTATATCACAGAGTATGGCGCAGAATATTACGCTGCTCCTACTGAACCAATCAGCAAAGGAACCTTTGAATTTGTGACCGACTGGAGAATGGCTTCTCTGAAGGATGATTCGAAAGAGCGTTCATATTACAGGTTGGTTTATCCTGAACCAGATGCGATTCCTTCCAACTTGAATTATGAAGTAGATAAGGAAGAGCTGGCTCAAGTAAAAACGAATTATCATGAACAAAGACCAGGGGAGTACTACTTCGTTAGAGAAACGCAATGGCGTCCGTATGAGACAATCAGTTTTTCTTCCGTCACAGATGTATTTGATGCAGGCGTAACGCGCATGGAATACTATACGCCTGGTGACACGATATTTAATAAAGAAGTGCAATCAAGTTCTGGTGTTCAATACGTTGACGCCCACAAAGTTTATGAAAAAGGGAAACAAGAATCTTCATGGCTAAAACAACCTATACATCCAAGTGTATTAGTAGGTAATCCACCACATGCTAATCATATACCGGTTACCCGCTATGGCAATACGTTAAGTGTAAGGCTGCAAAATGTAGATGCAGATAATCATTGGAGTTTCGAATCCTTTGATCAAAAGTTTAAACTGTTTGAAAATGGCGAAATGATTGCTGAAGCTAGTAATCCAAACAGAAGTTTTGTACTCACATCGGAAGACGCGGAATATCGCATGGAACTGAATACAAATGTGCCGGATCGCACATCGCGATTTTCCACGGAAACAAATTCCGTGTGGACATTTAACTCTAAAAAGCCTGACAGCAATGGTGAAGTTGTTCCCATGCTGACGGTAAATTATGACTTAGCACTAGATGTCAAAAATAAAGCAAAAGTAGAGGCAGATGGAACGATTCCATTTACATTTACAGTCCAACAACAGCCGGATACAGAAAATATCCCAGTTGCTGAGGCGAAATTGTGGCTATCTTACAATGACGGACAAGACTGGGTGGAAGTAGAGAACATTCAAAACGCTGGTGATGGTGTATTCACAGCTGACATTGAAGAGTTGAAAGATAATCGAAATGGTAATGGCTTTGTATCATTGAAGGTCTATGCAGAAGATGAGGATGGAAACAGTATCGATCAGGAAATCATCCGCACGTACGAATGGGACTTTGGTGGCGACATCAACGGCGACAATATGGTGGACATACACGACGTCATGCGCGCTGTTACTTTCTTTGGAAAAGCAAATAAACAAGCAGATGTTAATGGTGACGGAATTGTCGATGAAAAAGATTTGCGCATTCTCGAGGCGAACTTCATGAAAGTAAGTCCAAATGCAAAAGTAAATGCGAATCCGAGAGAAAAGCTCGGAAACAAAGGGCTAGCGGATATGCTTCGTTCTGTTGGAATGGAACCAAGAAATTAA
- a CDS encoding Gmad2 immunoglobulin-like domain-containing protein — protein MKHLIRMLIVIASSLVLTACFNIKIGNDQSDTDNEKKPAEEQTENNSDTDEEAEPDATEEEEPTETEPAEEADSTEVVAENEAFQIFEPAPNTEVKNQVVVRGLARVFEGTIQYAFEDGHFILEKGFTTASKGGPEWGEFELTINLANAIDGHYSIVLYEESAKDGSILHELIIPVQVSK, from the coding sequence TTGAAACACTTAATTAGAATGCTGATCGTCATTGCCTCTAGTCTCGTCTTAACCGCCTGCTTTAACATAAAGATTGGAAACGATCAATCAGACACCGATAACGAAAAGAAACCCGCAGAAGAACAAACAGAAAATAATTCTGATACAGATGAAGAAGCAGAACCGGACGCTACAGAAGAGGAGGAGCCTACCGAAACAGAACCTGCTGAAGAAGCAGACTCGACTGAAGTCGTGGCTGAAAATGAAGCCTTTCAAATTTTCGAACCTGCGCCAAATACAGAAGTGAAAAATCAAGTGGTCGTAAGAGGACTTGCTCGCGTCTTTGAAGGAACCATCCAATACGCATTCGAAGACGGCCATTTCATCCTAGAAAAAGGATTTACAACCGCAAGTAAAGGTGGACCCGAATGGGGAGAATTTGAACTCACCATTAATCTCGCCAATGCAATCGATGGCCATTACAGTATCGTCCTCTATGAAGAAAGCGCAAAGGACGGCTCCATCCTTCACGAATTGATCATACCTGTCCAAGTCAGCAAATAA
- the nadC gene encoding carboxylating nicotinate-nucleotide diphosphorylase — translation MNLLKLRAQLQSFLLEDIGDQDITSQTIFPLSEIGNGVFIVKEDGIIAGLGVIKEAYHLLDPSIQVTEFFKDGDRVSAGDKIAAVTGPIAHLLTGERVILNLMQRMSGIATVTNKCVEMLNDPAIQICDTRKTIPGLRMFDKYAVVCGGGKNHRQGLYDGVMIKDNHIAFAGSITKAVQRVREKIGHMVKIEVETETRQEVLEAVEAGADVIMFDNRTPKEVKAFGHDVPESIVTEASGGITLENLATYHGTGVNYISLGFLTHSVKALDISLQVKEGTKK, via the coding sequence ATGAATCTATTAAAGTTACGCGCACAATTACAATCCTTTTTATTGGAGGATATTGGCGATCAGGATATTACGAGCCAGACGATTTTTCCGTTGTCGGAAATTGGAAATGGCGTATTTATTGTCAAAGAAGATGGAATTATCGCAGGTCTCGGCGTCATTAAAGAGGCTTATCATTTACTAGACCCTTCTATTCAAGTGACCGAGTTCTTTAAGGACGGTGATCGAGTATCTGCGGGGGATAAAATTGCGGCAGTGACGGGCCCGATTGCGCATTTACTAACGGGTGAAAGGGTAATATTAAATCTTATGCAGCGGATGAGCGGCATTGCGACCGTGACCAATAAATGTGTGGAAATGCTAAACGACCCTGCCATACAAATTTGTGATACAAGAAAGACGATTCCAGGACTGCGTATGTTTGATAAATATGCTGTTGTCTGTGGTGGCGGGAAAAATCATCGGCAAGGATTGTATGATGGCGTCATGATTAAAGATAACCATATTGCTTTTGCGGGCTCCATTACGAAAGCAGTGCAGCGCGTCCGGGAAAAGATTGGACATATGGTAAAAATTGAAGTGGAAACGGAAACGAGACAAGAAGTACTGGAAGCAGTCGAAGCAGGTGCGGACGTGATTATGTTTGATAATCGGACACCTAAGGAAGTGAAGGCGTTTGGACATGATGTACCAGAATCCATTGTGACGGAGGCCTCGGGTGGAATTACACTGGAAAACTTGGCGACTTATCATGGAACGGGTGTCAATTACATATCATTGGGCTTTTTAACGCATTCGGTCAAAGCACTCGATATTAGTTTACAGGTTAAGGAAGGCACTAAAAAATAA
- a CDS encoding MFS transporter has translation MLKPTILSIGMATVMAGAAISPALGLIAKAFPDASPTMIKLILTAPSIMIIPFSFLSSYLTSKLTKRTIIMIGLFIYLIGGIGPQFASSIELLILFRLILGAGVGLVMPLSMTLINDYFEGKERTKMMGYNSAFSNLGGILTMLLAGWLATFGWRVPFNVYFLGLIIFILVFFFLPKGELQKPRNKEQKSKLPFAIYGYALAMGGIMLAYYSIATNIAIYLEQSELGGATLAGTVVSFTTVGGMITSLLLVQIESAFKKFVIPVMLLGMGIAFFILTVTHSVPLILVSVCLVGFGQGSLFPILVLKALDRVPFHQADQTIAVTSSFTFLGQFLSPIVLDGIGVIANQTNIRFQYGTLSVSFILIVVISTVMIQRANKQTPSPY, from the coding sequence ATGCTAAAACCAACAATTTTATCGATAGGCATGGCGACAGTGATGGCTGGCGCTGCCATTTCGCCTGCACTTGGACTCATTGCAAAAGCTTTTCCAGATGCTAGTCCAACGATGATTAAACTCATCTTAACGGCTCCCTCGATCATGATTATTCCATTTTCATTTCTATCCAGTTATTTAACCTCTAAGCTAACCAAAAGAACAATTATCATGATTGGATTGTTCATTTATTTGATAGGCGGCATTGGCCCACAATTTGCATCGAGTATTGAATTACTTATACTCTTTCGATTAATCTTAGGGGCTGGCGTCGGGCTCGTTATGCCTTTATCCATGACACTCATCAATGACTATTTTGAAGGTAAAGAACGGACAAAAATGATGGGTTACAACTCTGCTTTTAGTAATCTAGGTGGAATTCTGACGATGTTACTCGCCGGTTGGCTTGCGACATTTGGCTGGCGCGTTCCTTTTAATGTGTACTTTTTAGGACTCATCATCTTTATCTTGGTTTTCTTCTTTTTACCAAAAGGTGAGCTGCAAAAACCACGAAACAAGGAGCAGAAATCCAAACTACCCTTCGCTATATATGGCTATGCACTTGCAATGGGCGGGATTATGTTAGCTTATTATTCAATTGCTACAAACATCGCAATCTACTTAGAACAAAGTGAGTTAGGGGGGGCAACACTTGCGGGAACAGTCGTATCCTTCACGACAGTTGGTGGGATGATTACGAGCTTATTACTCGTTCAGATTGAATCAGCATTTAAAAAGTTTGTCATTCCGGTTATGCTGTTAGGCATGGGGATTGCTTTTTTCATATTAACAGTTACACATAGTGTACCGCTTATTCTAGTTAGCGTTTGTTTAGTCGGATTTGGACAAGGTTCTTTATTTCCAATCCTTGTATTAAAAGCACTCGATCGTGTACCCTTCCATCAAGCTGACCAAACGATCGCTGTGACGTCTAGCTTTACATTTTTAGGTCAATTTTTATCACCGATTGTGCTGGATGGAATTGGTGTCATAGCCAACCAGACGAATATTCGATTCCAATACGGCACACTTTCGGTTTCATTTATACTCATTGTAGTAATCAGTACGGTGATGATACAACGGGCGAATAAACAAACACCTTCTCCTTATTAA
- a CDS encoding TAXI family TRAP transporter solute-binding subunit: MMKRNVILLTILFSVLFIVACSHEKTEKEATADRFQTTIIGGRTGGAWSVFTEGIAESIRRENKGAVVTVEPGGIVENPPTVGTNAVSYGLSYAMTAYAAYSGAEPYDQPYEDIRAISVVIPGNYYQFIARADTPYDTFDDIVQRKMPVRLAVDQIGSAGEIITRNILQEYNVTYDDIISWGGSVDHLSDSKTFELMADKRIDATGDAVSVPSSGLIEASTTIDLKMLSFNKELMQAVSDNLGMEIGKIKAGSYDFLQDDIDTLFTPAILIVHKDVSEDEVYQVTKSIYENFDYLATVHEEFKNLTAVNMMDVGQVPLHPGAEKFFKDAGLIE, from the coding sequence ATGATGAAACGAAACGTCATTTTATTGACAATCCTATTCAGTGTTCTATTTATTGTCGCATGCAGTCATGAGAAAACAGAAAAGGAAGCGACTGCTGATAGATTCCAAACAACGATTATCGGAGGACGTACGGGCGGTGCATGGTCTGTCTTTACAGAGGGCATCGCTGAGTCCATTCGCAGAGAAAATAAGGGTGCGGTTGTTACGGTTGAGCCTGGTGGTATTGTAGAAAATCCGCCAACTGTAGGGACAAATGCGGTTTCATATGGACTATCGTATGCGATGACGGCGTATGCGGCCTATTCAGGTGCGGAACCCTATGACCAGCCATATGAAGATATTCGTGCTATCAGTGTCGTCATCCCTGGAAATTACTATCAATTTATTGCGAGGGCTGATACGCCGTATGATACATTTGACGACATCGTTCAGCGTAAAATGCCTGTTCGGTTGGCTGTGGATCAAATCGGTTCAGCTGGTGAAATTATTACGAGAAATATCTTACAAGAATATAACGTTACTTATGATGATATTATTTCGTGGGGTGGATCTGTTGACCATCTTAGTGATTCAAAAACGTTTGAACTGATGGCTGATAAGCGAATTGATGCGACTGGAGATGCGGTATCTGTCCCTTCCAGCGGGTTAATTGAAGCTTCAACAACGATTGATTTAAAAATGCTTTCATTTAATAAAGAATTGATGCAAGCGGTATCGGACAACCTTGGCATGGAAATCGGGAAAATTAAAGCGGGGAGCTATGATTTTCTACAAGACGATATCGATACATTGTTTACGCCGGCGATTTTAATCGTTCACAAGGATGTTTCTGAAGATGAAGTTTATCAAGTAACGAAATCGATTTATGAAAACTTTGACTATCTCGCGACTGTACACGAGGAGTTTAAAAACTTAACAGCTGTCAATATGATGGATGTTGGGCAGGTGCCCCTACATCCTGGTGCAGAGAAGTTTTTTAAGGATGCGGGCTTGATTGAATAA
- a CDS encoding MarR family winged helix-turn-helix transcriptional regulator: MDRQDRLQNFEALFWQLSRDVEHLWKDIYAKTFPGSQSRIMYLLEQSGPMKMSELANSLHITAGAVTTASNILIENGYISRLRNEEDRRVVHLDLTEKGSRILHELQNEGRAMMKLVFTDITDADLQTMTTIYQQAIANIEHLQKRNQ; encoded by the coding sequence ATGGATCGACAAGATCGTTTGCAGAACTTTGAAGCGCTATTCTGGCAATTATCGAGGGATGTGGAACATCTATGGAAAGATATTTATGCAAAGACCTTCCCAGGATCACAATCACGTATTATGTATTTGCTTGAACAAAGTGGTCCCATGAAAATGTCCGAGTTGGCGAATTCTTTACATATTACTGCCGGGGCTGTCACAACTGCTTCAAATATACTGATTGAAAACGGCTATATATCTCGATTGCGGAATGAAGAAGATCGTCGGGTTGTTCATCTAGACTTGACTGAAAAAGGAAGCAGAATCCTTCATGAGCTACAAAACGAAGGCCGAGCCATGATGAAATTAGTATTTACCGATATTACAGATGCAGATTTACAGACGATGACAACAATCTATCAACAAGCGATTGCCAATATAGAACATTTACAAAAAAGAAATCAATAA
- a CDS encoding signal peptidase I: MAKSNAKRIIKKGISYMSLLLIAVIGLVFLFVAYQSIKQPDEVPSIFGYQPYAVLSNSMSPYFDTGDMVIIDKVNPDAIDIHDVITFHQDGKVITHRVTDIYKEDGKVSFATKGDNNNVGDDEAVAGDRVIGKQVFQIPKMGYVMHFIKSPMGLFSLIALPLIGYLLLELYSLIKRYRLNGDLKKQSTKE, encoded by the coding sequence TTGGCGAAATCAAATGCGAAGAGAATAATCAAAAAAGGAATTTCCTACATGAGTCTATTATTGATAGCAGTAATTGGACTGGTATTTCTTTTTGTTGCTTATCAATCTATCAAACAACCGGATGAAGTCCCTTCTATATTTGGTTATCAGCCTTATGCGGTCCTATCCAACAGTATGAGCCCCTATTTTGACACGGGGGATATGGTCATTATTGATAAGGTTAACCCGGATGCAATCGACATCCATGACGTAATTACCTTCCACCAGGACGGTAAAGTGATTACACACCGAGTGACCGATATATACAAAGAGGATGGGAAAGTAAGCTTTGCGACGAAGGGAGATAACAATAATGTGGGGGATGACGAGGCGGTCGCGGGAGACCGTGTAATTGGGAAGCAAGTTTTTCAAATACCCAAGATGGGCTATGTCATGCATTTTATAAAAAGTCCAATGGGCCTGTTTAGTCTCATTGCGCTACCACTGATAGGTTATCTGCTGCTTGAGCTATATTCCCTGATAAAAAGATATCGGTTAAATGGTGATTTGAAGAAGCAGTCGACAAAAGAATAA